From a single Okeanomitos corallinicola TIOX110 genomic region:
- the modB gene encoding molybdate ABC transporter permease subunit has product MPQDLSPLWISLKTSFLATFITLFLGVGTAYWMLGYRGKGKSFIEGIFVAPLILPPTVVGFLLLLFFGNNGPVGKLLQPFNLTIVFTWYGAAIAAMVVSFPLMYKTALAAFEQIDSNLLRAARTLGAKELTIFWRVSLPLAFPGILAGATLAFARALGEFGATLMLAGNIPGQTQNIPMAIYFAVEAGDMNEAWFWSIAIVIISFSGIFITNIWQEQRHKNKSANREEDIQIKLENQSCSLLPNAANSGLFIDIEKQLASFHLQIAFHTDNQPLGLLGSSGAGKSMILRCLAGIETPSQGKIILNGRVLFDSEQRINVPIRDRRIGFLFQNYALFPHLTVAQNIGFGLPKESSDGNIKVEIEKQLIAMELQGLGDRYPHQLSGGQQQRVALARALASQPEALLLDEPFSALDTHLRSQLEQQMTETLADYSGVTLFVTHNMEEAYRLCPNLLVLEAGKEAHHGSKYEIFKYPATINVARITGCKNFSRAASESNQIVAAIDWDCKLKVVESIPEQLSYIGIRAHQIIFKNDHNQENTFPCWLVRTSETPHRITLFLKLHSPANNHHDYHLQAEVYKEKWVTIKDKPFPWYVYLEPSQLILME; this is encoded by the coding sequence ATGCCACAGGACTTATCACCCCTTTGGATATCGTTAAAAACCTCATTTTTAGCGACGTTTATCACCTTATTTTTAGGTGTTGGTACTGCTTATTGGATGTTGGGATATCGTGGTAAAGGAAAATCTTTCATCGAGGGAATATTCGTTGCACCATTAATCTTACCACCTACAGTTGTAGGTTTTCTGTTATTGTTATTCTTTGGTAATAATGGCCCGGTTGGTAAACTATTACAACCTTTTAACCTGACTATTGTTTTTACTTGGTATGGTGCGGCTATAGCTGCAATGGTGGTTTCTTTTCCGTTAATGTATAAAACTGCATTAGCTGCTTTTGAACAAATTGATAGTAATTTATTACGAGCAGCAAGAACTTTAGGTGCTAAGGAATTAACTATATTTTGGCGGGTGAGTTTACCTTTAGCATTTCCAGGAATTCTTGCAGGTGCAACCTTAGCTTTTGCCCGTGCTTTAGGGGAGTTTGGCGCAACTTTAATGTTAGCTGGTAATATTCCTGGACAAACTCAGAATATCCCAATGGCGATATATTTTGCAGTGGAAGCAGGGGATATGAATGAAGCTTGGTTTTGGTCTATTGCTATTGTGATTATTTCTTTTTCGGGAATTTTTATCACTAACATTTGGCAAGAACAAAGACATAAAAATAAAAGCGCAAATAGAGAAGAAGATATACAAATAAAATTAGAAAATCAATCTTGTTCTTTACTTCCTAATGCTGCCAACTCTGGCTTATTTATAGATATTGAAAAACAACTAGCGAGTTTTCATCTGCAAATAGCTTTTCATACCGATAATCAACCTTTAGGATTATTGGGAAGTTCTGGGGCAGGAAAAAGTATGATTCTCCGTTGTTTGGCGGGGATAGAAACACCAAGCCAGGGAAAGATAATATTAAATGGTAGAGTTTTATTTGATTCTGAACAAAGAATTAATGTTCCTATTCGGGATCGGAGAATTGGTTTTTTATTCCAAAATTATGCTTTATTTCCTCATCTGACTGTAGCCCAAAATATCGGTTTTGGTTTACCTAAAGAATCATCTGATGGCAATATCAAAGTAGAAATAGAAAAGCAATTAATAGCGATGGAATTACAGGGTTTAGGCGATCGCTATCCTCACCAACTTTCAGGAGGACAACAGCAACGGGTAGCTTTAGCGAGGGCTTTAGCAAGTCAACCAGAAGCATTACTTTTAGATGAACCATTTTCCGCTTTGGATACACATTTACGTAGTCAATTAGAACAACAAATGACAGAAACTTTAGCCGATTATTCTGGAGTAACTTTATTTGTCACTCATAACATGGAAGAAGCTTATAGGTTGTGTCCAAATCTATTAGTTTTAGAAGCTGGCAAAGAAGCCCATCATGGTTCTAAATATGAGATTTTTAAATATCCTGCTACTATAAATGTTGCTCGAATTACTGGCTGTAAAAACTTTTCTAGAGCAGCATCTGAATCAAATCAAATAGTAGCAGCAATTGACTGGGATTGTAAACTTAAAGTTGTAGAATCTATTCCTGAACAATTATCATATATCGGTATCCGCGCCCATCAAATTATTTTTAAAAATGACCATAATCAGGAAAATACTTTTCCCTGTTGGCTAGTCAGAACTAGCGAAACACCACATCGGATCACCTTATTTTTGAAATTACATTCTCCTGCTAATAATCATCATGATTATCATTTACAAGCGGAAGTTTATAAAGAGAAATGGGTGACAATTAAAGATAAACCTTTTCCTTGGTATGTATATTTAGAACCCTCTCAGTTGATCTTAATGGAATAG
- a CDS encoding 3'-5' exonuclease, with translation MKLHLLKPLAFIDLEATGLDITKDRIVQIAILKVFPDGREELKNQIINPTIPIPAEVSMVHGIYDDDVKDAPTFADVAGEYLHFLDDSDLAGFNSNRFDIPMLVEEFLRVGICLKLSDKRLVDVQAIFHTMERRNLKAAYKFYCGQELEGAHDAAVDIRATYEVLKAQLERYENVENINDGSPVTVPIKNDVSILSQLTKFNFLDPTGKVIYDEEQKAILFNFGKYKGKTVLEVFAKDPGYYDWMMNKANFSLSTKKVISRAWKAIHSHS, from the coding sequence ATGAAACTTCATTTATTAAAACCCCTAGCATTTATTGATTTAGAAGCTACAGGATTAGATATAACCAAAGATAGAATAGTCCAAATTGCCATATTGAAAGTGTTTCCCGATGGGAGGGAAGAATTAAAAAACCAAATAATTAACCCTACTATCCCTATTCCCGCAGAAGTTTCAATGGTACATGGTATTTATGATGATGATGTCAAAGATGCACCTACTTTTGCTGATGTTGCTGGGGAATATTTACATTTTCTTGATGATAGTGACTTAGCTGGTTTTAATTCTAATAGATTTGATATTCCAATGTTGGTAGAGGAATTTTTAAGAGTGGGAATATGTTTAAAATTATCCGATAAACGTTTAGTAGATGTACAAGCTATTTTTCACACGATGGAACGACGTAATTTAAAAGCAGCTTATAAGTTTTATTGTGGACAAGAGTTAGAAGGAGCGCATGATGCAGCAGTGGATATTCGTGCAACCTATGAAGTTTTGAAAGCACAGCTAGAACGTTATGAAAATGTGGAAAATATTAATGATGGTTCTCCTGTCACTGTACCAATTAAAAATGATGTGAGTATTTTAAGTCAATTGACTAAATTTAATTTTTTAGACCCTACAGGTAAAGTGATTTATGATGAAGAACAAAAAGCTATCTTGTTTAATTTTGGTAAGTATAAAGGTAAAACTGTGTTAGAGGTTTTTGCTAAAGACCCTGGTTATTATGATTGGATGATGAATAAAGCTAATTTTTCTCTATCTACTAAAAAGGTGATTTCTAGAGCATGGAAAGCAATTCATTCTCATTCGTAA
- a CDS encoding recombinase family protein — protein sequence MISDSVWIIGTSRSGKTTYLTQKFCDLVETTINHSQEKGKETHSPINNSHLLQPEPRVLILASNDDNRRLLSDQIVNLTGGKYPFRAKTTLGFIQDEVILFWPLLVESLQIQAQFPVRLRPETEQELATKLWDTQLDAETLQIAGVNNQYRLVRKLLDILQLAAYSGVSCTEISKILQTGLQGEVNNLDPEFVQSLLLNWRRWCLERGFLTYGLITELYHQHLLKNSQYQQKLKQRYQMIIADDVDDYPAITYHLFEFLLDAGAVGAFSYNPHGWVRWGLGADPKYLEKLKNRCQVVSLNSRKVENLADKLGKPMVKLVTEKRMIFSLPKSVNRIQTNSRAQLLRNITEVIIDEIKSGKVEPEEIAIIAPGLDAIARYTFIEILTKQNILVESLNEQLPLISSPAVRALLTLLTLVYPGLGRLVDRDEVAEMLVVLSQNNSNTGEKIDPVRAGLIADNCFVPHPEHPHLQDVKTFERWDRIGYTATTTYNQILTWIENKKSKIQTDVSLTPIKILYDAIQDFFYKNNHLQFQTLSALRELLETAQHYWEIDTRLKQKNPTSATQTSIIFEFIQLLKRGTITANPYPIRPIGNAKKAITLATVFQYRASHKHHKWHFWLDAGSPLWSKGGAATLFGATLFLQDRLGEPWTVEDEQKAETERLQRIIVDLLSRVSEKVYLCHSELAVNGQEQTGPLLPLVNACDE from the coding sequence GTGATTTCAGATTCGGTTTGGATTATTGGTACAAGTCGCAGCGGTAAAACCACTTACCTAACCCAAAAGTTTTGTGATTTGGTGGAAACAACCATAAATCACAGTCAGGAGAAGGGTAAAGAAACTCACAGTCCCATTAACAATTCTCATCTTTTACAACCAGAACCCAGAGTGCTGATCTTAGCCTCTAATGACGATAATCGCCGATTATTAAGTGATCAAATTGTAAACTTAACTGGGGGAAAATACCCCTTTAGGGCTAAAACTACTTTGGGTTTTATTCAAGATGAGGTAATTTTATTTTGGCCTTTATTAGTTGAGTCTTTGCAAATTCAAGCTCAGTTTCCCGTGAGGTTGCGTCCAGAAACAGAGCAAGAATTAGCGACAAAACTTTGGGATACTCAGTTAGATGCAGAAACTTTACAAATTGCGGGAGTAAATAATCAATATCGCTTAGTCAGAAAACTATTAGACATCCTACAATTAGCAGCTTATAGTGGTGTATCTTGTACAGAAATAAGTAAAATATTACAAACAGGTTTACAAGGGGAAGTTAATAATTTAGACCCAGAATTTGTACAATCTTTATTGTTAAATTGGCGGAGATGGTGTTTAGAAAGGGGGTTCTTAACTTATGGTTTAATTACAGAACTATATCACCAACATTTATTAAAAAATAGTCAATATCAGCAAAAATTAAAACAACGTTATCAGATGATCATAGCAGATGATGTTGATGATTATCCAGCTATAACTTATCACTTATTTGAATTTCTATTAGATGCGGGTGCTGTGGGAGCATTTAGTTATAATCCTCATGGTTGGGTGCGGTGGGGTTTAGGTGCAGATCCAAAATATTTAGAGAAGTTAAAAAATCGTTGTCAGGTAGTAAGTTTAAACAGTCGCAAAGTGGAAAATTTGGCTGATAAACTTGGTAAACCAATGGTAAAGTTAGTGACTGAAAAAAGGATGATTTTTAGTTTACCAAAGTCGGTAAATCGTATTCAAACTAACTCTCGCGCTCAACTTTTACGTAATATAACAGAAGTAATTATTGATGAGATTAAATCAGGTAAAGTAGAACCAGAAGAAATAGCAATTATTGCGCCTGGTTTAGATGCGATCGCTCGTTATACCTTCATAGAAATATTAACCAAGCAAAATATTTTAGTTGAATCACTCAATGAACAACTTCCCTTAATTAGTTCACCTGCTGTGAGAGCATTATTAACATTATTAACCTTGGTATATCCAGGTTTAGGACGATTAGTAGACAGAGATGAAGTAGCAGAAATGTTAGTGGTTTTAAGTCAGAATAATAGTAATACAGGAGAGAAAATTGATCCTGTACGTGCAGGTTTAATAGCAGATAATTGTTTTGTACCTCATCCAGAACATCCCCATTTGCAAGATGTCAAAACCTTTGAACGCTGGGATAGAATTGGCTATACTGCAACCACAACTTACAATCAAATATTGACGTGGATTGAAAACAAGAAATCGAAAATTCAAACAGATGTTTCACTTACACCGATAAAAATTTTATATGACGCAATTCAAGATTTTTTCTATAAAAATAATCATCTTCAGTTTCAAACATTGTCAGCATTAAGAGAATTATTAGAAACTGCCCAACATTACTGGGAAATAGATACGAGATTAAAACAAAAAAATCCAACTTCAGCAACACAAACTAGCATAATTTTTGAATTTATTCAATTATTAAAACGTGGTACAATTACCGCAAATCCCTATCCTATTCGTCCCATTGGTAATGCGAAAAAAGCCATTACTTTAGCTACTGTGTTCCAATATCGTGCAAGTCATAAACATCATAAATGGCATTTTTGGTTAGATGCTGGTTCACCTCTTTGGTCTAAAGGTGGTGCAGCTACCTTATTTGGTGCTACTTTATTTTTACAAGATAGATTAGGAGAACCTTGGACAGTAGAGGATGAACAGAAAGCGGAAACGGAAAGATTACAAAGAATTATAGTAGATTTATTGAGTCGTGTTTCTGAAAAAGTCTATTTATGTCACAGTGAATTAGCTGTGAATGGACAAGAACAAACTGGACCATTATTACCCTTGGTTAATGCTTGTGATGAATAG
- a CDS encoding pentapeptide repeat-containing protein, which translates to MANQEHLKLLLAGAVTWTKWRNQNPEVDIDLSNAHLQWENLRGANLQNVNLNKVDLSNALLVRTNFSQANLSSAILSHAKLIEANFYQANLTIANLSGANLNRSDFSQVILIGANLQSVNFQDAVITDANLIGIDASYANLKNSDLANSQLIRSNLSFATLIGANLIAADLSEATLYEAELMQCHVYQANFYKANLTRSHLGSSYLFRANLSEANLTNADLSWCNLKYANLAGANLTAANLRGANLTGANLTGANLTDTIMPKADNDLFS; encoded by the coding sequence ATGGCAAATCAAGAACATTTAAAATTACTGTTGGCAGGTGCAGTTACTTGGACAAAATGGAGAAACCAAAACCCCGAAGTTGACATAGACCTGAGTAATGCTCATCTACAATGGGAAAATCTCCGGGGTGCAAATCTGCAAAATGTGAATTTGAATAAGGTAGATTTAAGTAATGCTTTATTAGTCAGAACTAACTTTAGTCAGGCAAATTTAAGTAGTGCAATTTTATCTCATGCTAAGTTAATAGAAGCTAATTTTTATCAAGCAAATTTGACTATTGCTAATTTGAGTGGTGCTAACCTAAATCGTTCAGATTTCAGTCAGGTAATTTTAATTGGTGCTAATTTACAAAGTGTCAATTTTCAAGATGCTGTGATTACAGATGCTAATCTCATCGGCATTGATGCTAGTTATGCTAATTTGAAAAATTCTGATTTAGCTAACTCTCAACTCATTCGCAGTAATCTGAGTTTTGCTACTTTAATCGGTGCAAATTTAATTGCTGCTGATTTGAGTGAAGCTACTTTATATGAAGCTGAATTAATGCAATGTCATGTTTATCAAGCTAATTTTTATAAAGCTAATTTAACCAGATCCCATTTAGGTAGTTCCTACTTATTCCGTGCTAATTTGAGTGAGGCAAATTTAACCAACGCTGATTTAAGTTGGTGTAATTTAAAATATGCTAACCTCGCAGGTGCAAATTTAACCGCTGCTAACCTCAGAGGTGCAAATTTAACCGGTGCAAATTTAACCGGTGCAAATTTAACCGATACAATTATGCCAAAAGCTGACAATGATTTGTTTAGCTAA
- a CDS encoding proton extrusion protein PcxA, which translates to MKSSVFSQKIYSSLLAAYRWYLLTPERSLDEAYQIALKIKEIEDKHFQGKKISPDSAMYSSSVMNYFRADLRKLLKNVRMRLTEFKASRWFSNESKQKAAIKAGIEYPSPTLVLKKLEFIDQVIDKYTENDLEISSETIVNSSINIADSSNNNQGDKVSKSVDNTENKPKRKTDSTGILPRSILTTITRLQAELDPGSEKDVVQNFRQTQKITILSVRFILLLIIVPLLTHQIAKAAVVGPVVEHFRSSESTQIFINEEMEEEALIELQRFEERIKFENMISDAPPLDPEVIKSKMEEKAQELATEFRDASSNAIKNVFADIFSVIAFICLLLISKSSISVLKDFFDHIVYGLSDSAKAFIIILFTDVFVGFHSPHGWEVILEGVSRHWGLPANRDFIFLFIATFPVILDTIFKYWIFRYLNRISPSAVATYHNMNE; encoded by the coding sequence ATGAAAAGCTCTGTGTTTAGTCAAAAAATATACTCTAGTTTACTGGCTGCTTACAGATGGTACTTACTGACACCAGAACGATCTTTAGACGAAGCTTACCAAATAGCTTTAAAAATTAAGGAAATCGAAGACAAGCATTTTCAGGGTAAAAAAATCAGTCCTGATTCTGCTATGTACAGTAGTAGTGTCATGAATTACTTTCGAGCAGATTTACGGAAATTGTTAAAAAATGTGCGGATGCGACTAACAGAATTTAAAGCTAGTCGCTGGTTTTCCAATGAATCAAAACAAAAAGCAGCCATTAAAGCAGGTATAGAATATCCTAGTCCGACCTTGGTTTTAAAAAAGCTAGAATTCATTGATCAAGTTATTGACAAATATACAGAAAATGATTTAGAAATTAGTTCTGAAACTATAGTTAATTCATCTATAAATATAGCAGATAGCAGTAACAATAATCAAGGAGATAAAGTCTCAAAATCAGTTGATAATACTGAAAATAAACCCAAGAGAAAAACAGATAGTACGGGAATTTTACCCCGGTCAATTTTAACTACGATTACTCGATTACAAGCAGAGTTAGACCCAGGTTCTGAAAAAGATGTAGTCCAGAATTTTCGGCAAACTCAAAAAATCACAATTTTATCAGTTAGGTTCATTCTTCTACTCATTATCGTACCATTATTAACTCATCAAATAGCTAAGGCTGCGGTAGTTGGTCCAGTGGTAGAACATTTTAGAAGTTCAGAATCAACCCAGATTTTTATCAATGAAGAAATGGAAGAAGAAGCATTAATAGAACTGCAAAGATTTGAAGAAAGAATCAAGTTTGAGAATATGATCAGTGATGCACCACCTCTAGATCCTGAAGTCATCAAAAGCAAGATGGAAGAAAAAGCCCAGGAATTAGCAACTGAATTTCGCGATGCTAGTTCTAATGCTATTAAAAACGTATTTGCAGATATTTTTTCTGTAATTGCTTTTATCTGTTTATTACTTATTAGCAAGTCTTCTATATCAGTTCTTAAAGATTTCTTCGATCATATTGTATATGGGTTGAGTGATAGCGCAAAAGCATTTATTATTATCTTATTCACTGATGTATTTGTGGGTTTCCACTCTCCCCACGGTTGGGAAGTAATTTTAGAAGGTGTATCACGTCATTGGGGTTTACCGGCAAATCGGGATTTTATCTTTTTATTCATTGCTACATTTCCCGTGATTTTAGATACAATCTTTAAATACTGGATTTTCCGTTACTTAAATCGGATTTCTCCTTCTGCTGTGGCTACATACCATAACATGAATGAATAG
- a CDS encoding pseudouridine synthase gives MVILHPLSDFINVDVESIYTDIQYYYQGKCPQTGEVLQLPRTTLSESIAKGLMQQLSQNPIYSQEGKMYGILLVELPNGEQRVIQAFSGLLNGDSVVDAWVTPIPGREDVSLLESQTLAKLESIKQEIIKLKQIPEREEYQKLSLEFQQQLDIIKLQHQHSKQLRQQKRQEYLATLIGENLTTALAALEAESRQQGIEKKNIKRHQQEVLQPLENKIAAAEVKIRELKKQRKAISRELQSQMHAAYKLMNFHGKSLSLQQLFPWGTPTGTGECCAPKLLHYAASHNLKPLAMAEFWWGESLVKDKIQGEFYGACAERCQPLMGFLLSGLKMPSSKDQNLEIIYQDQWLIAVHKPAGLLSVPGRYLYNQDSVFSRLKNLDDGELRIVHRLDQETSGILILAKDKITQSQLHQQFANRQVDKIYEAILAGSLNTNQGIIDLPLWGNPENRPYQIVDFEKGKPSITKFRVMGKQESCTRVEFIPLTGRTHQIRVHSADILGLGVNILGDRLYGCNDDITRLEVMCNLGSKRTTEAQSSQRNEDGSNILYQSHRLYLHAREITFQHPHTGVNLHLQTKTPF, from the coding sequence ATGGTGATTTTACATCCTTTATCAGATTTTATTAATGTAGATGTTGAAAGTATTTATACAGATATCCAATATTATTATCAGGGTAAATGTCCACAAACTGGGGAGGTTTTACAATTACCAAGAACTACTTTAAGTGAATCTATAGCTAAAGGTTTAATGCAGCAACTTAGTCAAAACCCTATATATTCCCAGGAAGGGAAAATGTATGGTATTTTGTTGGTTGAATTACCTAATGGTGAACAAAGAGTTATTCAGGCTTTTTCTGGACTTTTAAATGGTGACAGTGTTGTGGATGCTTGGGTGACTCCTATTCCGGGAAGGGAAGATGTAAGTTTATTAGAAAGTCAAACTTTAGCGAAGTTGGAAAGTATTAAACAGGAAATAATTAAACTTAAACAAATTCCGGAAAGGGAAGAATATCAAAAGTTATCTCTTGAATTTCAACAGCAGTTAGATATCATTAAATTACAACATCAGCACAGTAAACAATTAAGACAGCAAAAACGTCAAGAATATTTAGCAACTCTCATAGGAGAAAATCTAACAACGGCTTTAGCAGCACTGGAAGCAGAAAGTCGTCAGCAGGGAATTGAGAAAAAAAATATCAAACGTCATCAACAAGAAGTTTTACAACCTTTAGAGAATAAAATTGCAGCAGCAGAGGTTAAAATTAGAGAACTGAAAAAACAGAGAAAAGCAATTTCCAGGGAATTACAAAGTCAAATGCACGCTGCTTATAAGTTGATGAATTTTCATGGAAAGTCTTTATCTTTACAACAGTTATTTCCTTGGGGAACACCAACAGGAACGGGTGAATGTTGCGCTCCTAAATTATTACATTATGCTGCAAGTCATAATTTAAAACCTTTAGCTATGGCAGAATTTTGGTGGGGTGAGTCGTTAGTAAAAGATAAAATTCAGGGAGAGTTTTATGGTGCTTGTGCTGAACGATGTCAACCGTTGATGGGGTTTTTGCTGTCAGGTTTAAAAATGCCAAGTTCTAAAGATCAGAACTTGGAAATTATTTATCAAGACCAATGGTTAATTGCTGTTCATAAACCTGCGGGGTTATTATCTGTACCTGGACGTTATTTATATAATCAGGATAGTGTTTTCAGTCGGTTAAAAAATTTAGATGATGGTGAATTAAGAATAGTACACCGTTTAGATCAAGAAACTTCGGGAATTTTGATCTTAGCAAAGGATAAAATTACTCAATCACAACTACATCAACAATTTGCAAATAGACAAGTAGATAAAATTTATGAGGCTATTTTGGCAGGTTCTCTGAATACAAATCAAGGTATAATTGATTTACCATTGTGGGGAAACCCGGAAAATAGACCTTATCAAATTGTAGATTTTGAAAAAGGTAAACCGAGTATTACTAAATTTCGGGTAATGGGAAAACAGGAAAGTTGCACCCGTGTAGAATTTATTCCTCTGACTGGTAGAACTCACCAAATCAGAGTTCACTCTGCTGATATATTAGGATTAGGTGTAAATATTTTAGGCGATCGCCTTTATGGTTGCAATGATGATATAACTAGATTAGAAGTTATGTGTAATTTAGGAAGTAAACGAACCACAGAGGCACAGAGTTCACAGAGGAATGAGGATGGGAGCAATATTTTGTATCAGTCTCATAGGTTATATCTGCACGCTAGAGAAATCACTTTTCAACATCCCCACACAGGGGTAAATCTGCATTTACAAACAAAAACACCGTTTTAA
- a CDS encoding MltA domain-containing protein produces the protein MKRILTTTFSLPFFFTIFLLEMPAIKDKSPISPECQITKWDLPRGLKTENVKKLPTLIQREPIGCCKNDDSCLDHRIYGSATEKITDKKELIKSIDQSLRYLRTGRAESAYRRYKYKYMGINKNHVYRSLKRFRELVLATNSPQELQAAIAKEFVYYQSIGNDDQGTVLFTAYYEPVYVASRKQTQEFKYPVYRLPPNLRSWSRPHPTRLELEGADGLQGSQGRLKGLELFWFRDRFEPYMIQIQGSGRLKLTDGTETTIGYAGNTAHNYKSLGKLLVADGKLPEDGVTMPTILEYFEKYPQDLDVYIPRNPSFVFFTETKGRLPQGAISVPLTPERSIATDKSLMPPGALALIRAPFPFVNDQGELEHRTVSRFVLDQDTGGAIKGAGRVDYYLGSGKIAGDRAGITVNNGQLFYLLLKR, from the coding sequence ATGAAAAGAATACTCACTACAACCTTTAGCTTACCGTTTTTCTTCACAATTTTTTTGTTGGAAATGCCAGCAATAAAAGATAAAAGTCCTATTTCTCCAGAATGTCAAATTACTAAATGGGATTTACCTAGAGGTTTAAAAACCGAAAATGTGAAAAAATTACCTACCCTGATACAAAGAGAACCTATAGGTTGTTGTAAAAATGATGATTCTTGTTTAGACCATAGAATTTATGGTAGTGCCACAGAAAAGATAACAGATAAAAAGGAATTAATCAAATCTATTGATCAGAGTTTAAGATATTTAAGAACAGGTCGCGCTGAGTCTGCTTATCGGCGCTATAAATACAAATATATGGGAATTAATAAAAATCATGTTTATCGGAGTTTAAAAAGATTTAGGGAGTTAGTTTTAGCGACTAATTCACCCCAAGAATTACAAGCAGCAATTGCCAAAGAATTTGTTTATTATCAATCAATTGGGAATGATGATCAAGGTACAGTTTTGTTTACTGCTTATTATGAACCAGTGTATGTAGCAAGTCGTAAACAAACTCAAGAATTCAAATATCCTGTTTATCGTTTACCGCCTAATTTACGATCTTGGTCTAGACCTCATCCGACTAGATTAGAGTTAGAAGGTGCAGATGGTTTACAAGGTTCTCAAGGTAGATTAAAAGGTTTAGAATTATTTTGGTTTCGAGATAGATTTGAACCTTACATGATTCAAATTCAAGGTTCTGGCAGATTAAAATTAACGGATGGAACAGAAACAACAATTGGTTATGCAGGGAATACAGCCCATAATTATAAAAGTTTAGGGAAGTTATTAGTAGCGGATGGGAAATTACCAGAAGATGGGGTAACAATGCCAACTATTTTGGAGTATTTTGAGAAGTATCCCCAAGATTTAGATGTTTATATTCCTCGCAATCCAAGTTTTGTATTTTTTACAGAAACTAAGGGTAGACTGCCACAAGGTGCTATTAGTGTACCTCTGACTCCAGAACGTTCTATAGCTACTGATAAATCTTTAATGCCTCCTGGTGCTTTGGCTTTAATTCGCGCTCCTTTTCCCTTTGTAAATGATCAAGGTGAATTAGAACATCGTACAGTCAGCCGTTTTGTTTTGGATCAAGATACTGGTGGTGCAATTAAAGGTGCTGGTAGGGTGGATTATTATTTAGGGAGTGGTAAAATTGCAGGCGATCGCGCGGGGATAACTGTTAATAATGGGCAGTTATTTTATCTACTACTAAAAAGATAA